The following nucleotide sequence is from Campylobacter anatolicus.
TCGCCTTAACTATAAAGTCTGTATCAAGCGGTGCTAAGCCCATCTCATTACGAAGTTCATTTATCGTGCATTCTATCGCCTTTGCACTATTAATTATTGTGCCATCCATATCAAATATTACCGCTTTCAACTCTCATCCTTAAATCTATTTTTATGTTTATCTTTTTTATAATTTTTTGAGTTTTTTAGCTTATCAAGTGCATTTGCACTACGTAAAAGCTCGTCTCGTTTAGCCCCCGCGATAAGTAAATTTATAAAACTCTGTAGTGCTTTGCTATAAGGTTGGTCTAAAAATACAGGCTCGACCTTAGCTACAATATCCGCATTTTTCGCTACTCTAGCACGAAAAGTAACCTCATCAAAGTCATTACGTTTTAGCGAAGCAATGGCAAATTTAGCAAATTTTTCTAAAGCACGAAGGTATTTTACACGTTTTGCTTTTTCATCTGTCATACTCATTTTTACCCTTTAAGCTATAAATTATAGCAGTTTTTACACACTTTTTATAAAAATTTACGTTAAATTTACATTTGTTTTACTTTTTTTGCAACAAAATAGTAGAATATAGCCAAATTTTTAAAAAGGAGAGAGAGTGAAACAAGAGAGCATTGCAATACACGCAGGATACGATACGAAACAAGGTACAGGAGCTATGGCGGTGCCGATTTATTCTACTACAGCATTTGACTTTGGTACGGCTGACACAGCAGCAAACCGCTTTGCATTAGCTGAGCTTGGACCTATATACTCACGCCTTACAAACCCTACGCTTGATATTTTAGAGACCCGTTTTGCCGAGTTTGATGGCGGAGCAGCTGCGATAAGTACTTCAAGCGGACAAGCAGCGATGTTTTTTGCTGTGGCAAATTTAGCTGCGGCAGGAGACAATATCATCTTAGCCAGTAAAGTTTATGGTGGTGCAACATCACTATTTACACATACAATGAAGAGGTTTGGTTTACAGGCTAGAATATTTGACGCTGATAGTGCAGATGAGCTTGAGAATTTGATAGACGATAGGACAAAAGCGATATTTTTTGAATCCCTTTCAAATCCGCAAATCGCCATCCCAAATATAGAAAAAATCACGCAAATCGCCAAAAAACATAGGGTTGTGACGATAGTTGATAACACAGTGGCAACACCCGTGCTGTTTGCACCATTCTCACACGGCATAGACATGGCAGTATATAGCGTAACAAAATATGTCGGCGGTCAGGGAAATGCCTTAGGCGGTATGATAGTTAGTTCAAAGGAATTAAATGCACTACTAAAAGGCAACCCACGCTATCCGCACTTTAATGAGCCAGATGAGAGCTACCACGGACTTGTATTTGCGAGTTTACCTGAGATATTTGATATAAATACGCTTCGCATACGTGTTGGACTTATGAGAGATATCGGTGCTGTGCTTTCTCCAGATAGTGCATTTAAGATTATCCAAGGACTTGAGACGCTTAGTATAAGGATGCAAAAACACTGCGAAAATGCTCTAAAAGTGGCTGAATTTTTAAGCTCACACAATAAGGTAAAAGCGGTAAACTACCCAGGACTTAAGAGTGATAAATTTAATGATAGAGCTAAAAAATATCTAAAAGATGGGTTTGCAAGTGCGTTAATAAGCTTTGATGTGGGTGATAAAGAGATAGCAAAACATATCATAAACTCAACTAAACTTTTCAAAATAGTAGTAAATATCGGCGACACAAAATCACTCATCACTCATCCAGCTAGTACAACCCACTCGCAACTAAGCGAAGCTGAGCTAAATGCAAATGGTATAGGTGCAGGGGTGATTCGCCTAAGTATTGGCATAGAAAATGCCGATGATTTAATAGCCGATCTAAAACAAGCGTTAGATGCGTAAGTCAATAAGTTAAAGGCTCAAAATGAGCCTTTAAAAATTATAAATTTAATTATTTAAAATACTTTCAATATCACAATCTCCACCATCAAATATTAATTTGTTGTCATATTTTAAAATAGCTTTTCAAAAAATAGCTTTTCAAGCCACAACTACGATATATCTGTCTATAAATAAATCTCTTTCAAAGTTGTTGTCTTAACGATTTTTGCAATTCTTTATATAAATTTATCTCTATCTTGTTAACTTTTAGAATCACAAAATCAATAGCAATAACTAAAAATCATAAATTTAATAAAGTTGATGAAAAGCAATTCTAAACTTTTATCAAACATAAATTTAAAAAAGGTAAGACTATCACAACTAGACTTTGTAATTAAAATTGAGAGTAGTATTCATTTAGCAATATTTATTCAACTTATAATAATATAAGACAAGGCAAACATTTTAATTTAAAGCATATAAAATTTTAAAAGCACTCAATCATAGACATAAAAGATATTTTTAATCTATCATAAAACTCTTAATAGTCTCTTGATAAAGTGCATGGTTTTCACACTGAATAAGCAACAAATCGCCCTCTTCAAATATAGACGAACCACTAGCTTTTACATACTCATTTTTACGTTTGATTAGAATAATAAGAAATTTCTCAGGCAATTCAAGCTCAGCCAAGTTTTTACCGATGAGTTTTGAGCCAAAATGTATCGTATGTTGACGAAGTGCGTATGTTAAGATAGGTGAGTTTTCTGTTGCTTTTATCGGTTCTATCTGCTGTTCTTCGTTAACTTTTAGCTTTTTAGCAACGAGTCCAAGAGACATACCCTGCATAAATATAGATATCAAAACCATACAAAATATGATATTAAATATCATATTTGCGTGTTCTATACCATCAACATATGCATATGTAGCAAGAACAACAGGCACAACACCACGAAGCCCTACCCAAGACACAAAGAGTTTTTCGTTTATCTTATATCTAGAAAATACAAGCGATACAAAAACACCAACAGGTCGTGCAATAAATGTGAGCCACATAGCAAGGATAAAAGCAAATAGTGCGATACCTGGAAGCTGAGATGGATATACAAGCAAGCCAAGCGTTAAAAACACTACTATCTGCATAGTCCAAGCGATACCATCGTGAAAACCTATCAAATTTTTCTTATGCACAAATTCTTTTTTATTTATAAAAATTCCTGCTATATAAACAGCTAAATATCCATTGCCACCGACTTTAAAACATAGTGTATATAGCAACAATACCCACGCAATAGAAAACACTGGATAAAGTCCCCAGTTATCAAGTCTTAGCTTATTAAATATTGATGGAAGTGCTACTCCAAATAAATAACCAATCAAAATTCCTATACCAAACTGCATACAAAGCGTAGTAATCCAATCCGTAAGCGTCGGCATAGTCGAAAGTGAAATCATCTGAACTATACTCATTGTAAGAAATATAGCCATAGGGTCATTTGAGCCAGATTCAAACTCTAAAAGTGGAGCAAGGTTATTTTTAAGTGAAATTTTCTTTGCTCTAAGGATTGCAAATACCGCAGCGGCATCAGTTGAAGAGATGATAGCACCGAGTAAAAATGCCTCTAACCAATCAAATCCAAGTAACAATTTAGCCACCGGTGCTATACAAACGGCTGTCAGAACAACTCCAAGCGTCGCTAATGTCAACGCACGTCCAAAAACTGGCTTAATAGAGTTAAAATTTGTATCAAGACCACCGGCATATAAAATAAAAATTAGTGCAATCATACCAACATTTTGAGCGATGTATTGGTTATCAAACTGCACTCCGAGCAAGCCATCTGAGCCAGCAAGCATACCTATAAACAAAAATACGAGCAATGATGGGATACCAAATTTATCAGAAATTTTACTCATAAAAATGCTTGCTAATAGTAAAATAGCAAAAAATAGAAGTAAATTTTCCATAAAATCCCTTTTTAAAATTTAGTCAATTTAAAATTTTATAAAATATTTTCAAAAATTTCATACTCGTTATCAATACTTAAAACATCAAGTAAAACGCCATAATTATCTTTTATCTCATCTTGAAATTTAGTAAGCAAAGTCCATGCATTACTAGCATCATTTGGATAGCTTAGCACTAGGTCTATAGGTTTTTCATTTAAAAACTCCTGAATTCCTCCTAAAAGCAATGACGCACCAAGTTTATCAGTAGCATAAAGTATCGCTATACAGTGTTCTCGCTCTTTTATGACGACATCAGTTTGTCTTAAAATTTCTTCAAAAATTTTATCATACCCAAACTCACTAGGAAGACGAAAATATATCAAAGATATGCTATCTGCACCCTTATCTACGGTATGATAACGCTCTATGATAGAAATTTCTAGCTCGACTAAAGACAAAATATTTTTTGGTGAAATTATAGATGAAAAGACTTGTGCCGCCATTTTTGTCCTTTTAAATTTATTTACTTTTATTTCGTTATTATACCTTTTAAATTCTCAAAAGAAAATATATTTAGACTGTTTTTATATTCATATCCTAGCCTTAATCCATGTGCTTCAAGGATATTGCTGACGATATAAAGCCCCAAACCAAAGCTTTTTTGTGCATTTTCACCTTTTATAAATGGCTCGATATAAAATTTCAAGTCATTTTTTAGTCGCTCACCTTGTGTGATGAATTTAATATACTCGTTGCTAATCGTAATATTTACATGTTTATCGCTTGAATATTTTATACCATTATCTATCATATTTTTGATCGCTATAGCAAAAAGTTTAAAATCAACATTTAGCCTAACTTCATCAAGTTCATTAATGCTAACCTGATCTTTTTCGATCATAGCTATATCAAGAGCCTCATCCATCAAATCCTCAATAAAGCAAGTTGTCTTATTGCTTAATGCGATCTTCGATGTCGTTTGTTCGATAGCAGCAAGTTCGTTTATAAGGCTTTCTAACTTATGAAATACCGATATAAGTCGCTCTTGATTTTTTCCACTTTCTATCATCTGGGCAGCTATAAGACCTTTAGTAATCGGCGTTTTTAATTCATGCATAATGTTACGTAAAAATAGATGTCGTGAGTCATTTAGTGTCTTTATCTGACAAACCGCATCATAAAAAGCCTGTGAAACCTCTGAAATTTCATCATTTCCACGACTAACATTTGCAACATCGTTTAAATTCCCAGCAGCAAATTTATCTATCTGTCGCTTTAACCGACGCAAAGGCTTTATCTTGTAAAGTACAAATATGTAAGCACCAAGTAAAATTAATGCAACTACTACAAATACGACCTTTATAACTTCATATCTATACGGCTGAAACTCTTTATCTTTGAGTAGTTTTACTTCATCAAGATGCTGTATCTTTAGATAGTGGTGCTTATCAAATAGTAAAATCGCACTCGAACCGATGTCGTCTGAAATTTCTTCGATGATAGTTGCGTGAGTTAAAATTACAGTCTTTCTATTTTCATCTTTTATCTCTGGCATATCAACGCTACCAAGTTGACGAGTAAATTCCTCTTCATTTATTATTCCGCTCATATAAAATAAATTTGCACGTGCGACATTTGAATATTTTGTATTTAGCTCACGAGTGTAATTTTGCTTATCAAACTCCATAAGCCATAAAAATGCGAAAAATATCGATATAAGTGCAAGAGCAAATATAAAGGTTATAGTGATAAATATCGATGAACGTTGCATCAAAGAACCAGCTTATAACCAATGCCACGTATAGCGTGAATGTAACGTGGTTCTTTTGGATTTTCACTGAGTTTTGCACGTATGCGACCTATGATGACATCTATGCTTTTGTTTGAACTGTCCTCGTTTATACTATCGCAATTATAAATAAGCTCTTCGCGTGTAACGGCACCACCTTGCTTTTTTAAAAGATATTCAAGTATATCAAACTCAGCTGCAGTTAAATTTAAAGGACTGCCTTTAAACAATATCTCGTGTTCAAATTCTTTAAGCACTATATCTTTTTTAAAATTCTGCCCCAGCTCATCGTTCATACTCACACTTCGGCGACGCATATGACTCTTTATACGAGCAAGTAACTCTTGCGGATCATAAGGCTTTGGCAGATAATCATCAGCTCCGTTATCTAAGGCATTTACCTTGTCTGTGATGTCGTGTCTGGCACTTGAAATAATGATAGGTATATTGTGATCTTTACGAATTTCTTTACATACCTCAAGTCCATCAAGCCCAGGTAACGTAAGATCTAAAATAACTAGGTCAAAACTCTGTGTATTTAGTGTAGAAAGCCCTATATATGGCTCATCTGCAGTTGTTACTTGTATGTCAAATTTGCTTAGATATTCACATAAAAGCTCGGCTAACTCACTATCATCTTCTATCATTAAAATTTTTATCATATCTTAGCCTTATTGTCATAATTTAGGCGATTATAGCAAAAATGAGCTTAGCTTTTAACTAAATTTAATATCTAAAACACATAAACACAAAACTCAATCAAATCATTACTCTTTTATTGTTAGGCTTTAAAAATTTATTACGACTATAGTATCTACTATATTTTTAAGCTACTATTTAAGTATCTCAAATGCGTTATTACTACTTTAAAGCAAACGTAATATTAATGTATAAAGCTATTCACATCCTTTATAACTTCATATTTATAGTCCTCAACGTCTAACGATTTACCCTATGTTTAGCTTCTTTCATTCTTATTTTGTGTCATTTGGCTTTTTTAGCTACTAAATCTTTTATCAAATGTTACATAAACATACATTAAGCAAGCCATTACACCACTCTCATCATAAGCCATAAAAGAAAAATTAAACACTTTATTACAAAATACGATTCTATCTCTATCGCTAAATTCATAACTATGCTTCTAATCTCTAAATTTACAAGTCCAAACTCCATTTCTAACTAGAAATATCAAGTTTGATATTAAATTTAGCCAAACATCGGCTCATTTAGTTAAAATCTCACTAAATATATCAAACGACTTGCATTCATATTCAAAGCATCTAATTTGATAGTTTTCTTGTCTTATCCAAGCTCTTTTTATCATAAAAGTTATGCTCTTCGTTAAAGAGATAATACACTATGTCATTTGCTTAAATTTGTTTTTACAAGTCCGCTCATAGCTTCTTAATTTAAGCAATTATATAAAAATACATTAAAAATTAGGGTAAAAATGAGAGAAAAGGCGAACGAGTGTTCGCCTTTATAATTACTTAATAACCAAACCTTGCATTATGCCTTTGCGGTTGACCCAGACTAGAGCTTTTTTGCCTTTATGAGCCTGTATAGCTTTAGTAAAACTTTGCACATCTTTTATACTCTCTTCGCCCACTTGCACGATGATATCTCCTCGTTCAAACCCAAACTCTTCTGCTTTTGAATTCCTTTTTACATCAGTTACTAAAATACCAATAATCTCGCTACTTAGTCTAAATTTAAAACGAAGTTCTTCACTTAAATTTGATACGCTAAGCCCATCCACGATAGAGCTATCTTTTGCAGCTTTGAGATTTTTGTCCATATTTGCTAGTCTTAGCTTTGTGTCATAGCTCTTTCCTGAACGCTCATATGTTATGCTTATCTCGCTATTTGGCGATAATGAGCCTATTAAATTTTTAAGATCAGTTGCATTTTTGATACTTTTACCATTTGCTAGCGTGACTAAATCACCTCGTTTTAACCCAGCTTCATCTGCTGGTAAGCCCTTTTCAATACTACTTATTAAAGCACCTTCTTTACTGTTATATAGATCTTTTTGTTCATCTGTTAAATTTGCTATCATTACTCCGATATATCCACGTTCTATCTTACCATCATTTATGAGCTTTCCTGCAACATCTTTTACCATCGTTGAAGGTATCGCAAATCCGATGCCACTGCTATCGCCACCACGTGAAAGTATGGCTGAGTTTATACCGACTAATGCCCCACGGCTATCTACTAACGCTCCGCCTGAATTGCCAGGGTTGATTGAAGCGTCAGTTTGGATGAAATTTTCATACTGATTTAGTCCTATATTATCTTTATTTAAGCCTGATACGATACCCTGCGTTACACTTTCGCCCACACCAAATGGATTACCTATTGCAAATACAACATCTCCATCAAGTAGCTTTGATGAATCTGCAAATTTAATCGCATTTAGCCCATTTGCTTCTATCTTTATAACAGCCAGATCGGTCTTTGGATCGCTCCCTATGATCTTAGCTTTATACTCCTTACCGCCGTTTGGTAGAGTAACTAAAATTTGATCGCTATCTTCAATAACATGGTAGTTTGTAACGATATAACCATTGTCTGATATGATGACGCCAGATCCTAGTGAAGTGCTCTTTTCGTTCTCTCTTGGCACACCAAAGTTAAATCCAAAAAAATCTCTAAAAAAGGGATCATTAAACATCTGTTCTACGCCATTTCTGCTATTGGTGGTTCGTGTGGTCGAGATATTTACAACTGATTTTTTAGCATCAGCTATCGAGCTATGATATGATAAAATAACATTTTTATCATTTTGTAGTGGAGAGATACGAGTTATATCAGAATCCGCTTCTAAAAAATTTATATTAGCTGCAAAAATACAACTAGCAACTGCAACTGAAAGCAAAACCATTTTTTTCATATAAAATCCTTATTTTTTAAATTTTGCATAATTATAAACTTTTGTAAATAATAAAATTTTAATAAAACAAAGAAATTTGTAAATGGATATTTTTACAAACTTGATTGACTAAGACTAAAGTTTTATGATATAATAGCTGTAAAAAAAGGAGTAAAAGTGAGTGAAAGTCTATATGAAACACTTGGTGTTAGCAAGGGTGCAAGTAGCGATGAAATCAAAAAAGCGTACCGTAAACTAGCCCGCAAATACCATCCAGACATCAACAAAGACCCTGGTGCGGAGGATAAATTTAAAGAGATAAATGCTGCCTATGAAGTTTTAAGCGATGATAAAAAACGTGCCTTGTATGATACACACGGCGACACTATGTTTGGGGGACAAAATTTCCACGACTTCGCACGAGGTCAAGCTGGTATGGGTGATCTAAACGACATCATAAATAGCATATTTGGTGGCGGTTTTAGTGGTGGCAGGAGTAAATTTAATGGTGGTTTTAGCAGTTTTGGCGGATTTGGAGCGGAGGACTTTGGTGGATTTAGTACAGGACTTGATATAAACGCAAAGATAAATATACCGTTTGACGTAGCCGTCATAGGTGGCGAACACTCTATAAATTTAAATGGCAACAGCATAAAAATCAAGATACCAAGTGGCATAAATGATGGCGAGAAACTGCGTATAAAAGGCAAAGGTAAAAGTGCTGGTGGCAGAGTCGGTGACTTGCTTTTAAGCGTAAATATAGAACAAAGTAGTGAGTATGAAAGGGATGGAGATGACTTGTATAAGGATGTAGAGATACCACTCAAAACTATGCTCTTTGGCGGTAAAGTAGAAATTCATACATACAAAAAAGATGTAACTATAAAGATAGCTGAAGGCTCAAAAACAGGTACAAAGATACGGCTAAAAGGATATGGAGTGCAAAATAGGAAGAGCGGAATTTATGGCGACTTATACTTAAAAGCACGTGTAAAACTACCAAATTTAGTCGAGCTTGACCCTGAATTTGTTAAAAGCTTAAAAGAAAATTTACCGGAGTAAAATATGCAAAATTACGATGAACCGCTATACCTAATAAGTGTTGTTGCAAAGATCTTAAGCATACATCCACAGACCCTAAGACAATATGAGCGTGAAGGGCTTGTAGAACCATCTCGCACAGAGGGAAAGATGCGACTTTATTCACAACGTGACGTGGATCGCGTCAAGATGATACTGCGTCTAACACGCGATCTTGGCGTAAATTTAGCTGGCGTTGATGTGATATTGCAGCTTAAAGAAAAAATGGATGAATTTGAAACTACAATAGCAGAGCTAAGAGCCAAGTTAGATAGGCCAAATGGAGGAACTATACCAACTAAAAAATCGCTAGTCAAACGTAAAAATAGCTTTGATTTGATATTTTATGAAGAGAACAAATAGCAAATTTAACTGATAAATTACATCAAAATTATCAGTTAAATTTAAAGCTACTTCAAATTTTTAAAAGTTTTTGTAGGCATATTAATATTCTTTTTGCTTTTGCCACTTTAAATATAAATTTATAATCTCAAAAATCTATAAATTTATTCATTTCTCAGCGTCTCAAGCACGTTTATTTGCGTTGCTTTTTTTGCTGGGTAAAATGACGAAAGTGCTACAATAACGACTGCTCCAACAACTATCATTGCAAGGTCGATAAGTGATAGCTCCATAGGTAACTTTGAACTACCATAAACATCGGCCGGTAGGTTTATAATATCAAAACTACCAAGTAACCAAATACTTAAAAAACCTAAAAT
It contains:
- a CDS encoding O-acetylhomoserine aminocarboxypropyltransferase/cysteine synthase family protein, whose amino-acid sequence is MKQESIAIHAGYDTKQGTGAMAVPIYSTTAFDFGTADTAANRFALAELGPIYSRLTNPTLDILETRFAEFDGGAAAISTSSGQAAMFFAVANLAAAGDNIILASKVYGGATSLFTHTMKRFGLQARIFDADSADELENLIDDRTKAIFFESLSNPQIAIPNIEKITQIAKKHRVVTIVDNTVATPVLFAPFSHGIDMAVYSVTKYVGGQGNALGGMIVSSKELNALLKGNPRYPHFNEPDESYHGLVFASLPEIFDINTLRIRVGLMRDIGAVLSPDSAFKIIQGLETLSIRMQKHCENALKVAEFLSSHNKVKAVNYPGLKSDKFNDRAKKYLKDGFASALISFDVGDKEIAKHIINSTKLFKIVVNIGDTKSLITHPASTTHSQLSEAELNANGIGAGVIRLSIGIENADDLIADLKQALDA
- a CDS encoding potassium/proton antiporter; its protein translation is MENLLLFFAILLLASIFMSKISDKFGIPSLLVFLFIGMLAGSDGLLGVQFDNQYIAQNVGMIALIFILYAGGLDTNFNSIKPVFGRALTLATLGVVLTAVCIAPVAKLLLGFDWLEAFLLGAIISSTDAAAVFAILRAKKISLKNNLAPLLEFESGSNDPMAIFLTMSIVQMISLSTMPTLTDWITTLCMQFGIGILIGYLFGVALPSIFNKLRLDNWGLYPVFSIAWVLLLYTLCFKVGGNGYLAVYIAGIFINKKEFVHKKNLIGFHDGIAWTMQIVVFLTLGLLVYPSQLPGIALFAFILAMWLTFIARPVGVFVSLVFSRYKINEKLFVSWVGLRGVVPVVLATYAYVDGIEHANMIFNIIFCMVLISIFMQGMSLGLVAKKLKVNEEQQIEPIKATENSPILTYALRQHTIHFGSKLIGKNLAELELPEKFLIILIKRKNEYVKASGSSIFEEGDLLLIQCENHALYQETIKSFMID
- a CDS encoding pyridoxal-5'-phosphate-dependent protein; amino-acid sequence: MAAQVFSSIISPKNILSLVELEISIIERYHTVDKGADSISLIYFRLPSEFGYDKIFEEILRQTDVVIKEREHCIAILYATDKLGASLLLGGIQEFLNEKPIDLVLSYPNDASNAWTLLTKFQDEIKDNYGVLLDVLSIDNEYEIFENIL
- a CDS encoding ArsS family sensor histidine kinase, which gives rise to MQRSSIFITITFIFALALISIFFAFLWLMEFDKQNYTRELNTKYSNVARANLFYMSGIINEEEFTRQLGSVDMPEIKDENRKTVILTHATIIEEISDDIGSSAILLFDKHHYLKIQHLDEVKLLKDKEFQPYRYEVIKVVFVVVALILLGAYIFVLYKIKPLRRLKRQIDKFAAGNLNDVANVSRGNDEISEVSQAFYDAVCQIKTLNDSRHLFLRNIMHELKTPITKGLIAAQMIESGKNQERLISVFHKLESLINELAAIEQTTSKIALSNKTTCFIEDLMDEALDIAMIEKDQVSINELDEVRLNVDFKLFAIAIKNMIDNGIKYSSDKHVNITISNEYIKFITQGERLKNDLKFYIEPFIKGENAQKSFGLGLYIVSNILEAHGLRLGYEYKNSLNIFSFENLKGIITK
- a CDS encoding response regulator transcription factor, which produces MIKILMIEDDSELAELLCEYLSKFDIQVTTADEPYIGLSTLNTQSFDLVILDLTLPGLDGLEVCKEIRKDHNIPIIISSARHDITDKVNALDNGADDYLPKPYDPQELLARIKSHMRRRSVSMNDELGQNFKKDIVLKEFEHEILFKGSPLNLTAAEFDILEYLLKKQGGAVTREELIYNCDSINEDSSNKSIDVIIGRIRAKLSENPKEPRYIHAIRGIGYKLVL
- a CDS encoding Do family serine endopeptidase; this translates as MKKMVLLSVAVASCIFAANINFLEADSDITRISPLQNDKNVILSYHSSIADAKKSVVNISTTRTTNSRNGVEQMFNDPFFRDFFGFNFGVPRENEKSTSLGSGVIISDNGYIVTNYHVIEDSDQILVTLPNGGKEYKAKIIGSDPKTDLAVIKIEANGLNAIKFADSSKLLDGDVVFAIGNPFGVGESVTQGIVSGLNKDNIGLNQYENFIQTDASINPGNSGGALVDSRGALVGINSAILSRGGDSSGIGFAIPSTMVKDVAGKLINDGKIERGYIGVMIANLTDEQKDLYNSKEGALISSIEKGLPADEAGLKRGDLVTLANGKSIKNATDLKNLIGSLSPNSEISITYERSGKSYDTKLRLANMDKNLKAAKDSSIVDGLSVSNLSEELRFKFRLSSEIIGILVTDVKRNSKAEEFGFERGDIIVQVGEESIKDVQSFTKAIQAHKGKKALVWVNRKGIMQGLVIK
- a CDS encoding DnaJ C-terminal domain-containing protein gives rise to the protein MSESLYETLGVSKGASSDEIKKAYRKLARKYHPDINKDPGAEDKFKEINAAYEVLSDDKKRALYDTHGDTMFGGQNFHDFARGQAGMGDLNDIINSIFGGGFSGGRSKFNGGFSSFGGFGAEDFGGFSTGLDINAKINIPFDVAVIGGEHSINLNGNSIKIKIPSGINDGEKLRIKGKGKSAGGRVGDLLLSVNIEQSSEYERDGDDLYKDVEIPLKTMLFGGKVEIHTYKKDVTIKIAEGSKTGTKIRLKGYGVQNRKSGIYGDLYLKARVKLPNLVELDPEFVKSLKENLPE
- a CDS encoding heat shock protein transcriptional repressor HspR, whose product is MQNYDEPLYLISVVAKILSIHPQTLRQYEREGLVEPSRTEGKMRLYSQRDVDRVKMILRLTRDLGVNLAGVDVILQLKEKMDEFETTIAELRAKLDRPNGGTIPTKKSLVKRKNSFDLIFYEENK